One Chaetodon trifascialis isolate fChaTrf1 chromosome 12, fChaTrf1.hap1, whole genome shotgun sequence DNA window includes the following coding sequences:
- the adarb1b gene encoding double-stranded RNA-specific editase 1 isoform X1, with protein sequence MALLTNGAPNLGSYYCLIRRRFKRRRKKRSERKGAVGARLLSGQNKPVTMDVDEEENMSSSSTDVKENRNLDNVSCKDGVGVAEQLPNGSGLGSRKRPLEEGNNGHTHSKFRAKKRKKTPGPVLPKNALMQLNEIKPGLQYKLLSQTGPVHAPVFVMTVEVNGQMFEGMGPTKKKAKLNAAEKALRSFVQFPNASEAHLAMGRTLTVNTDFTSDQADFPDMLFNGFETPAAPEESFYLGSNGSSSLNSLGEYPLPTPPGSNLAQAPLPPPSAFSSPSSGKNPVMILNELRPGLKYDFVSESGESHAKNFVMSVTVDAQTFEGSGRNKKLAKARAAQAALSALFNMQLDQTPSRQPIPREGLQLHLPQVLADAVSRLVVDKFSELTDNFTSPHARRKVLAGVVMTTGTDVKEAQVICVSTGTKCINGEYMSDRGLALNDCHAEIIARRSLIRYLYTQLEFFLSNNKEDHQKSIFVQCEKGGYRLKDNVQFHLYISTSPCGDARIFSPHEAGVEDQGDRHPNRKARGQLRTKIESGEGTIPVRSSNTIQTWDGVLQGERLLTMSCSDKIARWNVVGIQGSLMSYFTEPIYFSSIILGSLYHADHLSRAMYQRIADIEDLPQQFTLNRPLLSGISNAEARQPGKAPSFSVNWTVGDQALEVINATTGKDDMGRASRLCKNALYSRWVRLHSKLSSILWIKMLKPSSYHEAKQAATEYHSAKQALIKAFHKAGLGAWVKKPIEQDQFTLSS encoded by the exons GTGCAGTGGGGGCGAGGCTGCTCTCGGGTCAGAACAAACCCGTCACCATGGatgtggatgaggaggagaataTGA GTTCGAGCAGCACCGATGTTAAGGAAAACCGAAACCTGGACAACGTGTCCTGCAAAGACGGGGTGGGAGTGGCTGAACAGCTCCCCAATGGAAGCGGCCTGGGCAGTCGAAAGCGTCCCCTAGAAGAGGGAAACAATGGACACACGCACTCAAAGTTCCGCGCCAAGAAGCGTAAGAAAACACCAGGGCCAGTCCTGCCAAAGAATGCCCTGATGCAGTTGAACGAAATCAAACCGGGTCTTCAGTACAAACTGCTGTCTCAAACAGGACCGGTCCACGCACCAGTTTTTGTCATGACTGTGGAGGTCAATGGACAGATGTTTGAGGGCATGGGCCCAACTAAGAAGAAGGCTAAACTAAATGCAGCTGAGAAAGCGCTGCGTTCCTTCGTCCAGTTCCCCAATGCCTCTGAGGCACACCTGGCCATGGGTCGAACATTGACCGTGAACACAGACTTTACATCTGACCAAGCTGACTTCCCAGATATGCTCTTCAATGGCTTTGAGACACCAGCCGCACCTGAGGAATCCTTCTATCTAGGCTCTAATGGTAGCAGCTCCTTAAACTCACTAGGGGAGTACCCACTGCCCACACCACCTGGCAGCAACCTTGCCCAGGCCCCATTGCCCCCTCCATCAGCATTCAGCTCGCCCTCCAGTGGCAAAAACCCAGTCATGATCCTCAATGAGCTCAGGCCAGGCCTCAAATATGACTTTGTCTCAGAGAGCGGGGAGAGTCATGCCAAGAATTTTGTGATGTCAGTAACAGTGGATGCACAGACGTTTGAAGGCTCAGGGCGCAACAAGAAGTTGGCTAAAGCTCGGGCAGCGCAGGCCGCCCTCTCAGCTCTCTTCAACATGCAGCTAGACCAGACACCATCCCGGCAACCCATACCAAGAGAGGGATTGCAGCTTCACCTACCCCAG GTTCTCGCTGACGCCGTCTCTCGCCTGGTGGTGGATAAGTTCAGTGAGTTGACAGACAACTTCACCTCCCCCCATGCACGACGGAAAGTCCTAGCAGGGGTGGTCATGACAACAG GGACAGATGTGAAGGAAGCACAGGTCATTTGTGTCTCCACGGGAACCAAATGCATCAACGGTGAGTACATGAGCGACCGCGGCCTGGCTCTCAATGACTGCCACGCTGAGATAATCGCCCGACGCTCGCTCATCAGGTACCTCTACACTCAGCTGGAGTTCTTCCTCAG CAACAACAAAGAGGACCACCAGAAGTCGATATTTGTGCAGTGCGAGAAGGGAGGCTACAGGTTAAAGGACAACGTGCAGTTCCACCTCTACATCAGCACCTCGCCCTGCGGAGACGCCAGGATCTTCTCTCCGCACGAGGCCGGAGTGGAAG ACCAAGGAGACAGACATCCCAACCGGAAAGCACGGGGACAGTTAAGGACAAAAATTGAGTCGGGGGAGGGCACCATCCCTGTCAGGTCCAGCAACACCATCCAGACCTGGGACGGGGTCCTGCAGGGGGAGAGGTTACTCACCATGTCCTGCAGTGACAAGATCGCAAG GTGGAACGTGGTGGGCATTCAGGGCTCTTTGATGAGCTACTTCACAGAGCCAATCTACTTCTCCAGCATCATCCTCGGCAGCCTTTACCACGCCGACCACCTCTCCAGGGCCATGTACCAGCGCATCGCAGATATCGAGGACCTGCCCCAGCAGTTCACCCTCAACAGGCCCCTGCTCAGCG GTATAAGTAACGCGGAGGCCAGGCAGCCAGGCAAGGCCCCCAGCTTCAGCGTGAACTGGACGGTGGGTGACCAGGCCCTGGAGGTGATCAATGCAACCACAGGCAAGGACGACATGGGTCGCGCTTCACGCCTCTGCAAGAACGCCCTCTACAGCCGCTGGGTGCGCCTCCACTCCAAG CTGTCGTCCATTCTGTGGATCAAGATGCTCAAGCCCAGCTCCTACCATGAAGCCAAGCAGGCAGCCACAGAGTACCACTCTGCCAAGCAGGCGCTCATCAAGGCCTTCCACAAGGCCGGCCTCGGGGCCTGGGTCAAAAAGCCCATCGAGCAAGACCAGTTCACCCTCAGCTCCTGA
- the adarb1b gene encoding double-stranded RNA-specific editase 1 isoform X2 gives MDVDEEENMSSSSTDVKENRNLDNVSCKDGVGVAEQLPNGSGLGSRKRPLEEGNNGHTHSKFRAKKRKKTPGPVLPKNALMQLNEIKPGLQYKLLSQTGPVHAPVFVMTVEVNGQMFEGMGPTKKKAKLNAAEKALRSFVQFPNASEAHLAMGRTLTVNTDFTSDQADFPDMLFNGFETPAAPEESFYLGSNGSSSLNSLGEYPLPTPPGSNLAQAPLPPPSAFSSPSSGKNPVMILNELRPGLKYDFVSESGESHAKNFVMSVTVDAQTFEGSGRNKKLAKARAAQAALSALFNMQLDQTPSRQPIPREGLQLHLPQVLADAVSRLVVDKFSELTDNFTSPHARRKVLAGVVMTTGTDVKEAQVICVSTGTKCINGEYMSDRGLALNDCHAEIIARRSLIRYLYTQLEFFLSNNKEDHQKSIFVQCEKGGYRLKDNVQFHLYISTSPCGDARIFSPHEAGVEDQGDRHPNRKARGQLRTKIESGEGTIPVRSSNTIQTWDGVLQGERLLTMSCSDKIARWNVVGIQGSLMSYFTEPIYFSSIILGSLYHADHLSRAMYQRIADIEDLPQQFTLNRPLLSGISNAEARQPGKAPSFSVNWTVGDQALEVINATTGKDDMGRASRLCKNALYSRWVRLHSKLSSILWIKMLKPSSYHEAKQAATEYHSAKQALIKAFHKAGLGAWVKKPIEQDQFTLSS, from the exons ATGGatgtggatgaggaggagaataTGA GTTCGAGCAGCACCGATGTTAAGGAAAACCGAAACCTGGACAACGTGTCCTGCAAAGACGGGGTGGGAGTGGCTGAACAGCTCCCCAATGGAAGCGGCCTGGGCAGTCGAAAGCGTCCCCTAGAAGAGGGAAACAATGGACACACGCACTCAAAGTTCCGCGCCAAGAAGCGTAAGAAAACACCAGGGCCAGTCCTGCCAAAGAATGCCCTGATGCAGTTGAACGAAATCAAACCGGGTCTTCAGTACAAACTGCTGTCTCAAACAGGACCGGTCCACGCACCAGTTTTTGTCATGACTGTGGAGGTCAATGGACAGATGTTTGAGGGCATGGGCCCAACTAAGAAGAAGGCTAAACTAAATGCAGCTGAGAAAGCGCTGCGTTCCTTCGTCCAGTTCCCCAATGCCTCTGAGGCACACCTGGCCATGGGTCGAACATTGACCGTGAACACAGACTTTACATCTGACCAAGCTGACTTCCCAGATATGCTCTTCAATGGCTTTGAGACACCAGCCGCACCTGAGGAATCCTTCTATCTAGGCTCTAATGGTAGCAGCTCCTTAAACTCACTAGGGGAGTACCCACTGCCCACACCACCTGGCAGCAACCTTGCCCAGGCCCCATTGCCCCCTCCATCAGCATTCAGCTCGCCCTCCAGTGGCAAAAACCCAGTCATGATCCTCAATGAGCTCAGGCCAGGCCTCAAATATGACTTTGTCTCAGAGAGCGGGGAGAGTCATGCCAAGAATTTTGTGATGTCAGTAACAGTGGATGCACAGACGTTTGAAGGCTCAGGGCGCAACAAGAAGTTGGCTAAAGCTCGGGCAGCGCAGGCCGCCCTCTCAGCTCTCTTCAACATGCAGCTAGACCAGACACCATCCCGGCAACCCATACCAAGAGAGGGATTGCAGCTTCACCTACCCCAG GTTCTCGCTGACGCCGTCTCTCGCCTGGTGGTGGATAAGTTCAGTGAGTTGACAGACAACTTCACCTCCCCCCATGCACGACGGAAAGTCCTAGCAGGGGTGGTCATGACAACAG GGACAGATGTGAAGGAAGCACAGGTCATTTGTGTCTCCACGGGAACCAAATGCATCAACGGTGAGTACATGAGCGACCGCGGCCTGGCTCTCAATGACTGCCACGCTGAGATAATCGCCCGACGCTCGCTCATCAGGTACCTCTACACTCAGCTGGAGTTCTTCCTCAG CAACAACAAAGAGGACCACCAGAAGTCGATATTTGTGCAGTGCGAGAAGGGAGGCTACAGGTTAAAGGACAACGTGCAGTTCCACCTCTACATCAGCACCTCGCCCTGCGGAGACGCCAGGATCTTCTCTCCGCACGAGGCCGGAGTGGAAG ACCAAGGAGACAGACATCCCAACCGGAAAGCACGGGGACAGTTAAGGACAAAAATTGAGTCGGGGGAGGGCACCATCCCTGTCAGGTCCAGCAACACCATCCAGACCTGGGACGGGGTCCTGCAGGGGGAGAGGTTACTCACCATGTCCTGCAGTGACAAGATCGCAAG GTGGAACGTGGTGGGCATTCAGGGCTCTTTGATGAGCTACTTCACAGAGCCAATCTACTTCTCCAGCATCATCCTCGGCAGCCTTTACCACGCCGACCACCTCTCCAGGGCCATGTACCAGCGCATCGCAGATATCGAGGACCTGCCCCAGCAGTTCACCCTCAACAGGCCCCTGCTCAGCG GTATAAGTAACGCGGAGGCCAGGCAGCCAGGCAAGGCCCCCAGCTTCAGCGTGAACTGGACGGTGGGTGACCAGGCCCTGGAGGTGATCAATGCAACCACAGGCAAGGACGACATGGGTCGCGCTTCACGCCTCTGCAAGAACGCCCTCTACAGCCGCTGGGTGCGCCTCCACTCCAAG CTGTCGTCCATTCTGTGGATCAAGATGCTCAAGCCCAGCTCCTACCATGAAGCCAAGCAGGCAGCCACAGAGTACCACTCTGCCAAGCAGGCGCTCATCAAGGCCTTCCACAAGGCCGGCCTCGGGGCCTGGGTCAAAAAGCCCATCGAGCAAGACCAGTTCACCCTCAGCTCCTGA